The following are encoded in a window of Methanococcus voltae genomic DNA:
- a CDS encoding TIGR00300 family protein: protein MFMREIELKGHIVDSMIMTKVFDTTLELGGDYKVLEFDIGKEKTDPSYAKLLIISNESQQHLENILEELQNIGADIPEVQDVNLKQAEKDQCLPKGFYSTTNHQTFVKLNGEWIEVQHPKMDAVITVDPVTKTAETKVIRKIKVGDYVVVGHSGIRIVPPEKPREAGQLFEFMNSEVSSEKPKEAIIRKIAKEMFEIKQEYQKNLKEGKNEGGIAIVGGPAIIHTGGGEALAKLVEMGYVQGLLAGNALATHDIESVLYGTSLGINIESANPVVGGHKHHIYAINDVNKAGSIKNAVEQGILTKGIMYECVNNDVPYILAGSIRDDGPLPDVVTDSVEAQDIMRNMVMDKKMVIMMATLLHSIATGNLMPSSVKTVCVDILPATVTKLMDRGTSQAIGVVTDIGVFLVLLAKELEKLENEHKNKN, encoded by the coding sequence ATGTTTATGCGTGAAATTGAATTAAAAGGGCACATTGTAGATAGTATGATTATGACAAAAGTTTTCGACACCACTTTGGAATTGGGTGGAGATTATAAAGTTTTAGAATTTGATATAGGAAAAGAAAAAACTGATCCGTCCTATGCAAAACTTTTAATTATCTCAAATGAGAGTCAACAGCACCTTGAGAATATATTGGAAGAATTACAAAACATTGGTGCAGATATCCCTGAAGTTCAAGATGTTAATTTAAAACAAGCTGAAAAAGACCAGTGTTTACCTAAAGGGTTTTACTCCACAACAAATCACCAGACTTTTGTTAAATTAAATGGCGAGTGGATTGAAGTACAACATCCAAAAATGGATGCAGTAATAACCGTAGACCCAGTTACGAAAACCGCTGAAACAAAGGTTATACGAAAAATTAAAGTCGGAGACTATGTTGTAGTGGGTCATAGCGGTATTAGAATCGTACCTCCTGAAAAGCCAAGAGAAGCAGGTCAATTATTCGAATTTATGAATTCCGAAGTTTCTTCCGAAAAACCAAAGGAAGCCATAATTAGAAAAATTGCAAAGGAAATGTTTGAGATTAAACAAGAATATCAAAAGAACTTAAAAGAAGGTAAAAATGAAGGCGGTATTGCAATAGTCGGCGGTCCTGCAATCATACACACAGGTGGAGGGGAAGCTCTAGCTAAATTAGTAGAAATGGGATACGTTCAAGGTCTTTTAGCAGGTAATGCACTCGCAACACATGATATAGAGAGCGTATTGTATGGCACTTCATTAGGTATTAACATTGAATCTGCAAATCCTGTTGTAGGGGGACATAAACACCATATTTACGCAATAAACGACGTAAACAAAGCAGGAAGCATAAAAAATGCTGTGGAACAAGGTATACTTACAAAAGGTATAATGTACGAATGTGTAAACAATGATGTACCTTATATATTAGCAGGAAGTATAAGGGATGATGGACCACTCCCTGATGTAGTCACTGATTCCGTGGAAGCTCAGGATATCATGAGAAATATGGTCATGGACAAAAAAATGGTTATTATGATGGCAACGCTCTTGCATTCAATAGCTACGGGTAATTTAATGCCTTCGTCCGTAAAAACCGTGTGTGTAGATATATTACCTGCAACCGTTACAAAATTAATGGATAGGGGAACATCTCAAGCAATTGGTGTTGTAACAGATATAGGTGTATTTTTAGTATTATTGGCAAAAGAATTGGAAAAATTGGAAAATGAACATAAAAATAAAAATTAA
- a CDS encoding transketolase family protein: MNGVKKAMREAYGETLVELGEKNENIVVLDADLSGSTKTALFSKKYPERFFNAGIAEQNMIGMSAGLARTGKTVFASTFAMFATGRAWEQIRNSIAYPKLNVKVCATHSGITVGEDGASHQMTEDLAIMRVIPNMVVLAPADYYEAKSVIKWCANYEGPVYVRMPRGNTELIFNNEEDAKFELGKARKLKEGTDITIIATGEVVPEALKASEYLSNEGISAEVVSMTSIKPIDEVAISFAKDIIVTLEDHNVIGGLGGAVSEVVSSKGLNKRVLRIGINDTFGKSGPASELLTYYKLDGKSVAETIVKNL; the protein is encoded by the coding sequence ATGAATGGAGTTAAAAAGGCAATGAGAGAAGCCTACGGTGAAACATTAGTTGAATTGGGCGAAAAAAATGAAAATATTGTAGTTTTAGATGCAGATTTATCCGGTTCTACAAAAACCGCCCTTTTCTCAAAAAAATACCCTGAAAGATTTTTCAATGCAGGTATTGCAGAGCAAAACATGATTGGAATGTCCGCAGGTCTTGCAAGAACTGGAAAAACCGTTTTTGCATCTACATTTGCAATGTTTGCAACAGGTAGGGCTTGGGAACAAATAAGAAACTCAATAGCATACCCTAAATTAAATGTAAAAGTATGTGCAACCCACAGTGGTATAACAGTAGGTGAAGATGGAGCTTCCCACCAAATGACCGAAGATTTGGCAATTATGAGAGTTATACCAAACATGGTAGTTTTAGCACCTGCAGACTACTACGAAGCTAAAAGCGTTATCAAATGGTGTGCAAATTACGAAGGACCAGTTTATGTAAGGATGCCAAGAGGAAACACCGAACTTATATTCAATAACGAAGAAGATGCAAAATTCGAATTAGGAAAAGCAAGAAAATTAAAAGAAGGAACCGATATAACAATTATCGCAACCGGTGAAGTAGTCCCAGAAGCTTTAAAAGCATCAGAATACTTAAGCAACGAAGGAATAAGCGCTGAAGTAGTATCCATGACTTCAATAAAACCTATTGACGAAGTTGCAATATCATTTGCAAAAGATATAATCGTAACTTTAGAAGACCACAACGTAATCGGCGGTTTAGGTGGAGCTGTTTCAGAAGTTGTTTCTTCAAAAGGTCTCAATAAAAGAGTTTTAAGAATCGGTATAAACGATACATTCGGTAAATCAGGACCTGCAAGTGAATTGTTAACCTACTACAAGTTAGATGGTAAAAGCGTAGCTGAAACAATTGTTAAAAACTTATAA
- the rpe gene encoding ribulose-phosphate 3-epimerase, giving the protein MVMIGASILSANYGHMAEEVRKAEEAKVDFFHVDIMDGHFVPNLSMGLKVPEYLKDITHGTDIDVHLMVENPDIFIPKIAEASDMISFHAESTKYLFRTVDLIADHGAKPIVALNPSTGLTNIEYVLENLYGVLIMTVEPGFSGQSFINPMLKKIDKLKNLILTEGYDTKIFVDGGINTTTAPKVVESGADALVAASAIYGKDDVVKAVQDLRASANFKI; this is encoded by the coding sequence ATGGTTATGATTGGAGCTTCAATATTGTCTGCTAACTACGGACATATGGCAGAAGAAGTAAGAAAGGCAGAAGAAGCGAAAGTTGACTTTTTCCACGTTGATATTATGGATGGTCACTTTGTACCTAACTTAAGTATGGGTTTAAAAGTACCTGAATATTTAAAAGATATTACCCATGGAACAGATATAGATGTTCACCTAATGGTTGAAAATCCGGACATATTTATCCCAAAAATAGCCGAAGCTTCAGATATGATTTCATTTCACGCAGAATCTACAAAATATTTATTTAGAACAGTAGATTTGATAGCAGATCACGGTGCAAAGCCAATAGTGGCACTAAATCCATCCACAGGTCTTACAAATATCGAATATGTACTTGAAAACTTATACGGAGTACTTATAATGACCGTAGAGCCAGGATTTTCAGGTCAATCATTCATAAACCCAATGTTAAAAAAGATTGACAAATTAAAAAATTTAATACTTACAGAAGGATACGATACAAAAATATTCGTAGATGGTGGAATAAATACAACTACCGCACCTAAAGTTGTTGAATCAGGAGCTGACGCTTTAGTTGCTGCATCAGCAATCTATGGAAAAGATGACGTTGTAAAAGCTGTTCAAGATTTAAGAGCTTCTGCAAATTTCAAAATTTAA
- a CDS encoding transketolase, whose amino-acid sequence MEQKIQELTQITKKLRYNIVKMIAKANSGHPGGSLSAIDIVATLYYEIMNQDATNPKMPNRDRFILSKGHACPAVYATLASLNYFSENELWNLRQVGALLQGHPTIDIPGIEANTGSLGQGFSASVGTALGCRLDKYDNNVFTLLGDGECQEGQVWEAAMAAHHYKLDNLVAIVDRNKLQIDGCTEDVMCLGDVKAKFDAFGWNTFEIDGHDYKAIIETVETAKALKNGKPTAIIANTIKGKGVSFMENNVGFHGKAPNAEELEQALNELSN is encoded by the coding sequence ATGGAACAAAAAATCCAAGAGTTAACCCAAATAACAAAAAAATTAAGATACAATATTGTAAAAATGATAGCAAAAGCTAATTCAGGACACCCTGGTGGGTCATTATCCGCTATTGATATAGTGGCTACACTCTACTACGAAATCATGAACCAGGATGCAACAAATCCTAAAATGCCAAATAGAGACAGATTTATTTTAAGTAAAGGTCACGCATGCCCTGCAGTTTATGCTACATTAGCAAGTTTAAACTATTTTTCAGAGAATGAATTATGGAACCTTAGGCAAGTTGGAGCTCTTTTGCAAGGTCACCCTACAATTGACATACCAGGAATTGAGGCAAACACCGGTTCATTGGGTCAAGGATTTTCAGCATCAGTGGGTACTGCACTCGGTTGTAGATTAGATAAATATGATAACAACGTTTTTACACTTTTAGGCGACGGAGAATGCCAAGAAGGTCAAGTATGGGAAGCTGCAATGGCTGCACACCACTATAAATTAGACAATTTAGTAGCAATCGTTGACAGAAACAAGTTACAAATCGATGGATGTACTGAAGATGTAATGTGTTTAGGTGACGTTAAAGCTAAATTCGACGCTTTCGGTTGGAATACTTTTGAAATTGATGGTCACGATTACAAAGCAATCATTGAAACCGTAGAAACTGCAAAAGCACTTAAAAATGGAAAACCTACTGCAATAATTGCAAACACAATTAAAGGAAAAGGCGTTTCATTCATGGAAAATAACGTAGGATTCCACGGAAAAGCACCAAATGCGGAAGAATTAGAGCAAGCTTTAAACGAATTAAGTAATTAA
- the ppsA gene encoding phosphoenolpyruvate synthase encodes MKLIAWLDELTNEDVDIAGGKGASLGEMWNAKLPVPPAFVTTADAYRYFIEETNLKNTIKHILEGLDVNDSKKLIKASEDVRKAIETVEMPEDLKLSVIESYNKLGDGEDIFVAVRSSATAEDLPDASFAGQQETFLNMKGNEEVFDAVRKCYSSLFTPRAIFYREQKGFDHFEVALCAVVQKMADADEAGVMFTVNPINQNHDQMVIEAAWGYGEGVVSGTVSPDTYLIAKEAEKVTDINVASKDTMFIKNAEGKTEEIETPAEKVNAQVLDEAKIVKLAQVGKLIEKHYAQPMDIEWVYEGDELYMVQARPITTLDKGGKNGKTASEEQYDAEILMKGIGASPGTMSGDVKLILDLDQIGDVVEGDILVTKMTTPDMVPGMKKAAAIVTDDGGLTCHAAIISRELGTPCVVGTKKATQLLKNGETVTVDGEKGIVYAGAIAKKQNGAEQSQQQVVYEGAPIITATDIKVNVSMPEVAERAAATGADGVGLLRAEHMILGTGVHPSKILNEQGSEALVEVFMEGIRKVADAFYPRPVTYRTLDAPTDEFMGLEGGQDEPHEQNPMMGWRGIRRGLDQPEILSCELKAIKRLREDGYRNLNIMIPLVTNVDEIRKVKEIGKEVGLNMRTDIEFGIMVETPAAALIIEDIVKEGVDFVSFGTNDLTQYVIAIDRNNEFVAKYYMENHPAVLKLIEQVIKVCRENDVKTSVCGQAGSRPAIVEKLVEWGITSISSNIDAVKTIRSVVARTEQKIILDSIRNSKK; translated from the coding sequence ATGAAATTAATAGCTTGGTTAGATGAACTAACAAATGAAGATGTAGATATAGCGGGTGGAAAAGGTGCCTCATTAGGTGAAATGTGGAATGCAAAATTACCAGTACCTCCTGCATTTGTTACTACGGCAGACGCATACAGATATTTCATTGAAGAAACTAACTTAAAAAACACTATTAAACACATTCTCGAAGGTTTAGATGTAAACGATTCAAAAAAATTAATAAAAGCTTCCGAAGATGTTAGAAAAGCTATTGAAACGGTAGAAATGCCTGAAGACTTAAAATTAAGTGTTATCGAATCATACAACAAATTAGGCGATGGCGAAGATATCTTTGTAGCAGTTAGAAGTTCAGCTACTGCGGAAGATTTACCAGACGCAAGTTTTGCAGGTCAGCAAGAAACATTTTTAAACATGAAGGGTAATGAAGAAGTTTTCGACGCAGTTAGAAAATGTTACTCATCATTATTCACGCCGAGAGCTATTTTTTACAGAGAACAGAAAGGATTTGACCACTTTGAAGTGGCTTTATGTGCAGTAGTTCAAAAAATGGCTGATGCAGATGAAGCAGGTGTTATGTTCACAGTTAACCCAATTAACCAAAATCACGACCAGATGGTTATTGAAGCAGCTTGGGGATACGGTGAAGGTGTTGTTAGCGGTACAGTTAGCCCAGACACTTACTTAATAGCAAAAGAAGCTGAAAAAGTAACTGACATAAATGTTGCAAGTAAAGACACAATGTTTATTAAAAATGCAGAAGGTAAAACCGAAGAAATAGAAACCCCTGCTGAAAAAGTAAACGCTCAAGTTTTAGATGAAGCTAAAATAGTAAAACTTGCACAAGTTGGTAAATTAATTGAAAAACACTATGCTCAACCTATGGATATTGAATGGGTTTACGAAGGCGACGAATTATACATGGTTCAAGCTAGACCTATTACAACATTAGACAAAGGCGGAAAGAATGGAAAAACAGCATCAGAAGAGCAATACGATGCTGAAATCTTAATGAAAGGTATTGGTGCTTCACCAGGTACAATGTCTGGAGACGTTAAATTAATCTTAGACCTTGACCAAATCGGAGATGTTGTAGAAGGAGACATCTTAGTAACAAAAATGACCACACCTGACATGGTTCCAGGAATGAAAAAAGCTGCGGCAATTGTTACCGATGATGGGGGTTTAACCTGTCACGCTGCAATTATTTCAAGAGAATTGGGCACACCTTGTGTAGTAGGAACTAAAAAAGCAACTCAACTTTTGAAAAACGGTGAAACCGTAACTGTTGACGGTGAAAAAGGTATCGTATACGCGGGTGCAATTGCTAAAAAACAAAATGGTGCTGAACAATCTCAACAACAAGTTGTTTACGAAGGAGCCCCAATAATCACAGCTACAGACATCAAAGTAAATGTAAGTATGCCTGAAGTAGCTGAAAGAGCTGCTGCGACCGGTGCTGATGGTGTTGGTTTATTAAGAGCTGAACACATGATTTTAGGAACTGGTGTTCACCCAAGTAAAATATTGAACGAACAAGGTTCAGAAGCACTCGTTGAAGTATTCATGGAAGGAATTAGGAAAGTAGCAGACGCATTCTACCCAAGACCTGTTACATACAGAACTTTAGATGCTCCAACCGATGAATTTATGGGTTTAGAAGGTGGACAAGATGAACCACACGAACAAAACCCAATGATGGGATGGAGAGGTATCAGAAGAGGATTAGACCAACCTGAAATCTTAAGTTGCGAATTAAAAGCAATTAAAAGACTTAGAGAAGATGGATACAGAAACTTAAACATTATGATACCACTCGTTACAAACGTTGACGAAATCAGAAAAGTTAAAGAAATAGGTAAAGAAGTAGGTTTAAACATGAGAACAGACATCGAGTTTGGTATCATGGTTGAAACACCTGCAGCTGCTTTAATCATTGAAGATATTGTAAAAGAAGGCGTAGATTTCGTTAGTTTCGGTACCAACGACTTAACACAATATGTTATTGCAATTGATAGAAACAACGAGTTTGTGGCTAAATACTACATGGAAAACCACCCTGCAGTTTTAAAACTAATCGAGCAAGTTATAAAAGTTTGTAGGGAAAACGATGTTAAAACATCAGTTTGTGGACAAGCTGGAAGTAGACCTGCAATCGTTGAAAAATTAGTTGAATGGGGTATCACAAGTATTTCCTCAAACATCGATGCTGTAAAAACCATTAGAAGCGTAGTAGCAAGAACAGAGCAAAAAATAATTTTAGATTCAATTAGAAATTCAAAAAAATAA